In the genome of Geotrypetes seraphini chromosome 16, aGeoSer1.1, whole genome shotgun sequence, one region contains:
- the SH2D3A gene encoding SH2 domain-containing protein 3A isoform X1 → MESMKEKLKKELEEELKLSSAELRSHAWYHGPLPRKEAEVLLQSDGRFLIRDSRSSPGDYVLTCQFREKPLHFKIIRVLLRPKKGYSRTLFQFEQEQFDNIPALVRFYVGNRKVISEESEAVITDPITRAVPLRCLEERYRNSSFTSTKPTRKPSLRAGSPGETADSTLHRSKEKSGSHPANLDTVGKRPPLQTAQSDSNLLTANLETLTAEEQTAPPPSPLFRTGSDPLLRPNASQHNILCSEGGAPLRGSDGQLHSKAPPKPLRVPSLLVSEPLENVETERTTYCELIPKVPTSTRSYVDRLRAEKWKSRARVTETTFGFLDAESSNTAPTSCSQVSEDLQNDGHVFVRPQIETASSFKPKSFKSHLLTLENKPLDSGALKVLKDIFTQSDCRSTALHILQEDCKVIRVCGVSPEQQTMMGVASGLELITLPHGQQLRKDLLERHHLIALGIVVDILGCTGTVAERAMTLHKIIELALELKASIGDLFAFSAVMKALEFPQIARLEQTWSALRQHHTASAIAFQKQLKPFMKILNECKENVSVSLGGISVPHILPLISVMEGTELWDHTEEGCELLLRILESARSVAGNARVYQRNAEDKLAGFEPSPQLLEAFRTEFALRLFWGSKGAEAPQSERYKKFDQVLTVLSQKLEW, encoded by the exons ATGGAATCTATgaaagaaaaactgaagaaaGAACTAGAGGAGGAGCTAAAATTGAGTTCTGCAGAGCTGCGGAGCCACGCTTGGTACCACGGACCCCTCCCACGCAAG GAAGCTGAAGTCCTCCTGCAGTCCGATGGTCGTTTTCTGATCCGAGACTCACGCTCCAGTCCCGGAGACTATGTTCTCACCTGCCAGTTCAGAGAAAAGCCGCTGCATTTCAAGATCATCCGTGTGCTCCTCCGGCCCAAGAAGGGATACTCTCGCACCCTTTTCCAGTTTGAGCAGGAACAATTTGATAATATCCCGGCTCTGGTTCGATTCTACGTGGGTAACCGCAAAGTGATCTCAGAAGAGAGTGAAGCAGTCATTACAGACCCCATCACCAGAGCAGTTCCCTTGCGATGCCTGGAAGAGAGATACAGAAATTCAAGCTTCACCTCCACAAAGCCCACAAGGAAGCCAAGCCTGCGAGCAGGATCCCCAGGAGAGACAGCCGACAGCACTCTGCacag AAGCAAAGAGAAGAGCGGGAGCCACCCAGCAAATCTGGACACGGTGGGGAAGCGGCCACCGCTGCAAACAGCCCAGTCCGACAGCAACTTACTAACAG CTAACCTAGAAACGCTGACTGCAGAAGAACAAactgcccctcccccatctcccctcttccgcacAGGTAGCGACCCCCTGCTAAGGCCCAACGCCTCTCAACACAACATCTTATGCTCTGAGGGGGGTGCACCACTTAGAGGATCTGATGGACAGCTCCATTCCAaagccccccccaaacccctgcgTGTTCCTTCACTGCTGGTCTCGGAGCCTCTGGAAAACGTAGAGACAGAGAGAACAACTTACTGTGAGCTGATACCCAAAGTACCTACCTCGACCCGAAGTTACGTGGACCGTCTGAGAGCAGAGAAGTGGAAAAGCCGTGCGCGGGTGACCGAGACCACCTTTGGGTTCCTGGACGCTGAAAGTTCAAACACCGCTCCAACATCCTGCAGTCAGGTCAGTGAGGACCTGCAGAATGACGGACATGTATTTGTCCGTCCACAAATCGAGACTGCGTCGTCTTTTAAACCCAAAAGCTTTAAGTCTCACTTGCTGACCCTGGAAAACAAACCGTTAGATTCAGGAGCTCTGAAAGTGCTGAAAGACATTTTCACACAAAGTGACTGCAGATCTACAGCTCTACACATCCTGCAAGAGGACTGCAAG GTCATTCGTGTCTGTGGGGTCTCTCCCGAACAGCAGACGATGATGGGTGTTGCCTCTGGTCTGGAACTGATCACTTTACCTCATGGACAGCAGCTGAGGAAAGATCTATTGGAGAG GCATCACCTGATTGCTTTGGGAATTGTGGTGgatattctgggatgcactggtacAGTTGCAGAGAGAGCTATGACCCTCCACAAGATCATTGAACTAGCTCTGGAGCTGAAAGCCTCAATTGGAGACCTCTTTGCTTTCTCTGCTGTGATGAAAGCCCTCGAGTTCCCGCAG ATTGCAAGACTTGAGCAGACTTGGTCAGCTTTGCGCCAGCATCACACAGCGAGCGCCATTGCATTTCAGAAACAGCTAAAACCCTTCATGAAAATCCTGAATGAATGCAAAG AAAATGTGTCTGTGTCCCTCGGTGGCATCTCAGTACCACATATTCTTCCTCTGATTAGCGTGATGGAGGGGACAGAGCTGTGGGATCACACCGAAGAGGGTTGTGAACTGCTGCTGCGCATCCTGGAGTCAGCACGATCCGTTGCAGGGAACGCGAGAGTTTACCAGAGGAATGCAGAGGACAAACTCGCAG GTTTTGAACCCAGCCCACAGCTGCTTGAGGCCTTTAGGACAGAGTTTGCTCTCCGGTTGTTCTGGGGCAGTAAAGGAGCTGAAGCACCACAGAGTGAACGATATAAAAAATTTGATCAAGTTTTGACTGTTCTTTCCCAGAAACTGGAGTGGTGA
- the SH2D3A gene encoding SH2 domain-containing protein 3A isoform X2 → MESMKEKLKKELEEELKLSSAELRSHAWYHGPLPRKEAEVLLQSDGRFLIRDSRSSPGDYVLTCQFREKPLHFKIIRVLLRPKKGYSRTLFQFEQEQFDNIPALVRFYVGNRKVISEESEAVITDPITRAVPLRCLEERYRNSSFTSTKPTRKPSLRAGSPGETADSTLHRSKEKSGSHPANLDTVGKRPPLQTAQSDSNLLTANLETLTAEEQTAPPPSPLFRTGSDPLLRPNASQHNILCSEGGAPLRGSDGQLHSKAPPKPLRVPSLLVSEPLENVETERTTYCELIPKVPTSTRSYVDRLRAEKWKSRARVTETTFGFLDAESSNTAPTSCSQVIRVCGVSPEQQTMMGVASGLELITLPHGQQLRKDLLERHHLIALGIVVDILGCTGTVAERAMTLHKIIELALELKASIGDLFAFSAVMKALEFPQIARLEQTWSALRQHHTASAIAFQKQLKPFMKILNECKENVSVSLGGISVPHILPLISVMEGTELWDHTEEGCELLLRILESARSVAGNARVYQRNAEDKLAGFEPSPQLLEAFRTEFALRLFWGSKGAEAPQSERYKKFDQVLTVLSQKLEW, encoded by the exons ATGGAATCTATgaaagaaaaactgaagaaaGAACTAGAGGAGGAGCTAAAATTGAGTTCTGCAGAGCTGCGGAGCCACGCTTGGTACCACGGACCCCTCCCACGCAAG GAAGCTGAAGTCCTCCTGCAGTCCGATGGTCGTTTTCTGATCCGAGACTCACGCTCCAGTCCCGGAGACTATGTTCTCACCTGCCAGTTCAGAGAAAAGCCGCTGCATTTCAAGATCATCCGTGTGCTCCTCCGGCCCAAGAAGGGATACTCTCGCACCCTTTTCCAGTTTGAGCAGGAACAATTTGATAATATCCCGGCTCTGGTTCGATTCTACGTGGGTAACCGCAAAGTGATCTCAGAAGAGAGTGAAGCAGTCATTACAGACCCCATCACCAGAGCAGTTCCCTTGCGATGCCTGGAAGAGAGATACAGAAATTCAAGCTTCACCTCCACAAAGCCCACAAGGAAGCCAAGCCTGCGAGCAGGATCCCCAGGAGAGACAGCCGACAGCACTCTGCacag AAGCAAAGAGAAGAGCGGGAGCCACCCAGCAAATCTGGACACGGTGGGGAAGCGGCCACCGCTGCAAACAGCCCAGTCCGACAGCAACTTACTAACAG CTAACCTAGAAACGCTGACTGCAGAAGAACAAactgcccctcccccatctcccctcttccgcacAGGTAGCGACCCCCTGCTAAGGCCCAACGCCTCTCAACACAACATCTTATGCTCTGAGGGGGGTGCACCACTTAGAGGATCTGATGGACAGCTCCATTCCAaagccccccccaaacccctgcgTGTTCCTTCACTGCTGGTCTCGGAGCCTCTGGAAAACGTAGAGACAGAGAGAACAACTTACTGTGAGCTGATACCCAAAGTACCTACCTCGACCCGAAGTTACGTGGACCGTCTGAGAGCAGAGAAGTGGAAAAGCCGTGCGCGGGTGACCGAGACCACCTTTGGGTTCCTGGACGCTGAAAGTTCAAACACCGCTCCAACATCCTGCAGTCAG GTCATTCGTGTCTGTGGGGTCTCTCCCGAACAGCAGACGATGATGGGTGTTGCCTCTGGTCTGGAACTGATCACTTTACCTCATGGACAGCAGCTGAGGAAAGATCTATTGGAGAG GCATCACCTGATTGCTTTGGGAATTGTGGTGgatattctgggatgcactggtacAGTTGCAGAGAGAGCTATGACCCTCCACAAGATCATTGAACTAGCTCTGGAGCTGAAAGCCTCAATTGGAGACCTCTTTGCTTTCTCTGCTGTGATGAAAGCCCTCGAGTTCCCGCAG ATTGCAAGACTTGAGCAGACTTGGTCAGCTTTGCGCCAGCATCACACAGCGAGCGCCATTGCATTTCAGAAACAGCTAAAACCCTTCATGAAAATCCTGAATGAATGCAAAG AAAATGTGTCTGTGTCCCTCGGTGGCATCTCAGTACCACATATTCTTCCTCTGATTAGCGTGATGGAGGGGACAGAGCTGTGGGATCACACCGAAGAGGGTTGTGAACTGCTGCTGCGCATCCTGGAGTCAGCACGATCCGTTGCAGGGAACGCGAGAGTTTACCAGAGGAATGCAGAGGACAAACTCGCAG GTTTTGAACCCAGCCCACAGCTGCTTGAGGCCTTTAGGACAGAGTTTGCTCTCCGGTTGTTCTGGGGCAGTAAAGGAGCTGAAGCACCACAGAGTGAACGATATAAAAAATTTGATCAAGTTTTGACTGTTCTTTCCCAGAAACTGGAGTGGTGA